The Porites lutea chromosome 4, jaPorLute2.1, whole genome shotgun sequence genome contains a region encoding:
- the LOC140933054 gene encoding metabotropic glutamate receptor 3-like produces MLFALEEINNDSTILPGIKLGANIYDTCRSQTIGSDGAKEIIKYALREENGTPPLSGVIGPFRSDVSVAVANMFRVFNIPQVSYGSTTPVLSDKEIYGYFLRTVPSNSYQGKAMVDVVLYFGWSYVMTVYSPGQYGEKGMEKFYEEAERAGLCIANKKKLPAFPTEGDYLKTIQELQQTRKANSNGKVDVVVLFCIQRDNRGLVQAANKVLKNGEKFYWLASNSWGDRKEVTDGAEEAGDGAITINYIEGKVNRFKEYFLNLKPSNNKYGPWFDEFFQETLKCKLVNSSRPLNYSRECRLNDSLPQDLDIAPVRVVMNAVYAVTHALNNMHRELCSGKSGLCAEMKHLKREKFLIYLKNVTFQDASLSSKVTFNQNGDVDGDYNILNFKKIEEKFRHVVVGNWSGALSKYGNIKGHINLDERQILWGVGKIKTPQSYCSKLCSSKQITVPELVNARCCWRCESCQSNDIITNNTCSLCSPGSIPSQNLTVCVQLPVIFPSWSDIRAKVLTAVASVGIVSSITTALFFFMNRRHRVIKASGRELTVILFMGVVSCYVSVLVHFMKPTNTLCGVRRFADSVSMTMCYAPVLLRTNRIYRIFKAAQKSVRRPSFVSPISQMLVAIGITGVQCLITMIWVLSKPPNAVNSYSHKEYVILECSTDDFNVAINLCFNAILMFVSTVFAFRTRNFPRNFNEAKYIGVTMYLSCSVWVIFLPCYLNAANSIYKSYFLCSSLFLIGTITLLGLLVPKIFLVYFGNTAIGPAGDTLTGTFTGHQGRSEQSQHGQEPTSGNKYKMENTASSLT; encoded by the coding sequence ATGTTATTTGCTTTGGAGGAAATCAACAATGATTCCACCATCCTTCCAGGTATAAAACTGGGTGCTAACATATACGACACATGTAGAAGTCAAACAATTGGTTCTGATGGCGCTAAAGAGATCATCAAGTACGCACTTCGAGAAGAAAACGGGACTCCACCGTTGTCTGGCGTAATTGGCCCATTTCGGAGCGATGTGTCAGTCGCTGTTGCTAATATGTTTCGGGTGTTTAACATTCCTCAAGTAAGTTATGGTTCGACCACTCCAGTTCTCAGCGATAAAGAAATCTATGGGTATTTTTTACGAACTGTGCCATCAAACTCGTACCAAGGTAAGGCAATGGTGGATGTCGTTCTCTATTTTGGATGGAGCTATGTGATGACTGTATATTCTCCAGGGCAGTACGGAGAAAAAGGAATGGAGAAATTTTACGAGGAGGCGGAGCGTGCGGGACTATGtattgcaaacaagaaaaaacttccCGCCTTCCCAACTGAAGGGGATTACTTAAAAACCATCCAGGAACTTCAACAAACaagaaaagcaaattcaaacGGCAAAGTAGATGTCGTTGTGTTATTCTGTATTCAGCGAGATAACCGAGGGCTAGTTCAAGCAGCAAATAAAGTTCTgaaaaatggggaaaaattTTACTGGCTTGCAAGCAATTCTTGGGGAGATAGAAAAGAAGTTACCGACGGAGCCGAAGAGGCAGGAGATGGTGCCATCACAATAAACTACATTGAAGGAAAAGTCAATCGTTTCAAAGAGTACTTCTTAAACTTGAAACCGTCCAACAATAAATACGGTCCATGGTTTGATGAATTTTTTCAAGAAACTCTAAAGTGCAAGCTTGTAAACTCGTCTAGGCCACTTAATTACTCGCGAGAATGTCGCCTAAACGACTCTCTACCTCAAGATCTGGACATTGCGCCTGTTCGGGTTGTAATGAATGCCGTTTACGCTGTGACACATGCACTTAACAATATGCATAGAGAATTGTGCTCTGGGAAGTCTGGCCTATGCGCAGAGATGAAACACCTTAAACGAGAAAAGTTCTTGATATATTTAAAAAACGTAACTTTTCAGGACGCGTCGCTTAGTTCCAAAGTAACATTCAACCAAAATGGCGATGTGGATGGTGACTACAACatactgaattttaaaaagatagAGGAAAAGTTTCGGCACGTAGTTGTGGGCAATTGGAGTGGTGCGCTAAGTAAATATGGAAACATCAAGGGACATATAAACTTGGATGAAAGACAGATACTGTGGGGTGtcggaaaaattaaaacaccaCAATCATATTGTAGCAAACTATGTTCTTCTAAACAGATCACAGTTCCAGAGCTTGTGAATGCACGCTGCTGTTGGCGATGTGAAAGCTGTCAGTCCAATGATATCATTACAAACAACACTTGCTCTCTATGCAGTCCGGGAAGCATCCCAAGTCAGAATCTTACTGTATGCGTCCAACTACCAGTTATTTTCCCATCTTGGTCTGATATCCGCGCTAAAGTTTTAACTGCAGTTGCGTCAGTTGGTATTGTCAGCAGCATTACtactgctttgtttttttttatgaatagaCGCCATCGCGTCATAAAAGCATCTGGAAGAGAACTGACTGTCATCTTGTTTATGGGAgttgtgtcatgttatgtttcGGTACTGGTACACTTTATGAAACCTACAAACACATTATGCGGGGTGCGGCGTTTCGCAGACAGCGTGTCGATGACCATGTGTTACGCTCCGGTGCTGTTGAGGACAAATCGTATCTATCGCATATTTAAGGCTGCGCAGAAGTCAGTTCGCCGGCCTTCTTTCGTAAGCCCGATATCACAAATGTTGGTGGCGATTGGTATTACAGGAGTGCAGTGTCTCATAACTATGATTTGGGTTCTATCCAAACCACCTAATGCCGTGAACTCCTATTCTCATAAGGAGTACGTGATCCTTGAATGTAGTACAGACGACTTCAACGTAGCGATCAACTTGTGTTTCAACGCCATTTTGATGTTTGTCTCCACAGTGTTCGCATTTCGAACTCGGAACTTTCCAAGGAATTTTAACGAAGCAAAATATATCGGAGTTACGATGTATTTGTCGTGTTCGGTGTGGGTGATATTTCTACCTTGTTACCTGAATGCTGCTAATAGTATTTACAAATCGTACTTCTTGTGTAGTTCGTTATTTCTTATTGGAACTATAACTCTTCTTGGTCTTCTGGTACCGAAAATATTCCTTGTTTATTTTGGAAACACTGCGATAGGTCCGGCCGGTGATACACTGACGGGTACTTTCACTGGACATCAAGGCAGAAGTGAGCAAAGCCAACATGGTCAAGAGCCAACATCCGGTaataaatataaaatggaaaacaCTGCGTCCAGCTTAACTTAA